A stretch of DNA from Cheilinus undulatus linkage group 7, ASM1832078v1, whole genome shotgun sequence:
AactggtttgttttggtttggtttggagAAGGATATGAGGCGTCGCACACAGTTTCAGCCCCACACAGTTTCAGCCCCGCCTCTTCGCCTGTTTCCAGAATGATCTAAAGTTAGTCTGAAACCACGTTTTCCATTAGAACCACTGCAGATTGGACTCAAATGCCCTCTTCAGGAACCAAACAGCTGGGGTCACCCGGGGCTTCATCTCatattttctacagtctgtggtttAATCCCATTGAGGGAGTTCAACCTGAGTGGTTTGTCACTACAGTGTTTGTTAACAGTTCGCCTTTAGCTGCAGAGATaatgaggtcaaaggtcacatacTTTAGCATGTTCATGCCTCGGATGCTGTGCCGTTGGAGGCTGTAGTAGAAGGGTGGATGCTCCAGAGACGCTTCAGACTTCAGCTTCTTCACCACGTTCCCAGACTCCTCTCCAGTTTTTCTCTTTCCTGCAGAAAAAGAAATCCAGAAATGTGAAGCTGAGTGGGACCTAAGGCGTTTCTTTAACACTTTTCTGAATGATCACATCTAGGGTGTGTTACTGAATTATATAATCAATCAAAgctgtaaaaacagctttttcacaGCTTTAGTTCTTATTGAGACTACTTTATTGACATATTCATCGTACTGCATTATCCTTAAAAATACCTCTTTAAATACCACTCAGCCCTGCATTTCTTACTTGATTGCCTTGCAGAGATTCCAGAGCCACCAAAAGTCTAAATTTAAGATCTGTTTATAATATTAGCATCAAAAATCAGTGATTTTGGGAAACTTTCAGCTTCAGTGATGTGTTATAAACAGAAGCTGTAGGGAAAATCTGCTCTGGAGTAAAATAGGGGGTTTAAGGGTTCAAAAGTAATTTGAGGTTTTCTCTTCAGAGCCTTTTTAAGGTGATTCCATTTGAGTGCATAAGCTGCACTGCCCTCTAGAGGACAGATCAGGTCTGAGCACAGAGCAGCCCCTCTCTGTATTCGTATACCTTTGGTAGGGGTCATGCCAAATCATAAACACAGAGGATGATAAAAAAGCTAAATTCAGGCTGACTACAGAGCATCTTTACAGCTGTTTTCTGACTTAAACTCACAGACAGAATAGTTTTTTAAACACAACATGGAGATTTTTAGCTATAAGTGATAgtagcaaaaaaacaaacactgtcaGATGATGAAGAGCCAAACAGAGAAAGGGACAACAGACTCTCTTAAAtccatttaaagtgactgaataTCTGTAGTTTTGTAAAGTGGAGGAAAATGGATACACCAGTGATTGTTTTCTGTGACAGTGCACCTCAGAGAGGAGCCGTGCGACACAGAGCAAGAGGGGGTGTGTCTTTTAGTAAAAAGAGTACAGGAGTTTCAGGAAGCCTGCTCTCACGTGTCtcttcaaatctcagtcctcGGTCTTATGGCTTGGGTCTTAAAACCACACAAGGGTCTTTGGGATGGTCTTTAAGATGGCGGATCAGAAACTAGCCTTAGGACTGAGGATCAATCAATAAGAGATTTGGGATCCGGctaatgatatcagagcagaaaccaagggtcaaaggtcagaggagctgcagagacaggattgttgacaggcacagatctggggaagactacagaaacatttctgctgctctgaaggttcccaagagaacagtggcctccagaattctcacatgAAGAAGTCTCTTCAGGACTCTTCAggaccaggactcttctagagctggtcaccaccgggggagaaggaccttagtgagagaggagaccaagaacctgatggcccctctgactgagctccagagatcctggaggagatgggacaaagttctagaaggagaaccatcactgcagccctcaaCTGATCTGGGCTTGATGGAGGAGTGGGTAGTAGACAGGAACAATAAGGCAGAAACAGCAAGGTAGTAACAGCAAGGCAGGAACAATTAGGCAGAAACAGCAAGGCAGGAACAATAAGGCAGAAACAGCAAGGTAGTAACAGCAAGGCAGGAACAATTAGGCAGAAACAGCAAGGCAGGAACAATAAGGCAGAAACAACAAGGTACTAACAGCAAGGCAGGAACAGCAAGGCAGAAACAGTAAGGTAGGAACAATAAGGCAGGAACAGCAAGGCAGGAACAATAAGGTAGGAGCAATGATGTATGAACAGTAAAGAAATGTCAAAGATGTACATGATTGCTTTACCAGATTTAATGAAACAACCCAACACtgcttaaaaatacaaaatccaTTTGAGGGATTGTTCAGGTACTTTTAAACCCAGGTCCAGAACCACAGAAACACAAGACTCGCACTCACCGGATAGATCAGCGACCGCCAGCTCGTCTCCGCTCTGTGGCGTCTTGATGACGACTCCACACTCcactgcagagagaaaacagacgTTTGTAAAGATGCGTACTGTCAGAGACCACAGACGGGCATCAGACCCCGGGTTCTTACCCTGGTTGGTGAGAGCAGACGACCCGTGGACTAATGACTTGAGCGTGGCGCATTCGGACTCGCAGATCAGTGTCTTGACGAGCGGCTGGATGTCATCCATGCTGTGCTGCACGGCGGCTGACAGCATCCTCCTCAGGAAGCCCGTGTTGAAGAGCGAACCACACCTGGACACAGACACGGAGGTGTGAGTGGAGTAGAGCTGACGACAACCATCaatccaaaaataaatccaGACTTTAGGACTGAACCATTCCACTGAAATATCCTTCAATCATTGCATAAACCCTCCTAGACAGGCTGAGATTTGACTCCTGGTGCATTAAATTCTGAAGTATTAATGACCCTTAAATCATACTAAAGTCATCAGCAGACGGAGGTTCAGACACAGAGAGTTGAGCTTTTACCATAACGGTCCCAGATGCACCGCCGTCTTTCCAGGCAGACTCCCATGACAGTTACAAGGCAGCGTATCTGCAAGAAACAACATCATCATTCCTCTTCATTTCTACTGAAGCTTTCTGTTCTCTTTTAAAAGCCATGGTCTAAAGTCTGGAGGGACAGAGTCAGAAGACGCTCTCAAATGGTCTGGTCTTGATCAGTCCAGTTTGTCACAGTAAACCCTGGTCTTTCCTttgtttccacagctgatgtctgtccagcctcactCCAACAGAACTGGAGGAAAGGAATCTGGCTCTTAAAGAGGAGCCAGCTCCTGTTATTCATATAAATGAGTCAGTTATGTTGCTGCCTGATGCAACAGtcataaaataaactttatctctcattaatctacactcagtaccctatCATGACaaggaaaacagaatttttgaaatttttgcaaattaaaaaaaaaaaaaaaaaaaaaaaaagaaatatcccATTGACACCAGTATTCAGAGCCTTTACTGTCAATCTAtctcaggttcctccatgtctcagagatgtttctacaccttgatcctttaaacttttaattgttccatcctctgcctttgaagatgacgtcatcctttaaagcttctcAAAcgttccatcctctgcctttgaagatgacgccatcctttaaagcttctcAAATGGTCCATCCTCtggctttgaagatgatgtcatcctttaaagcttctcaaacgttccatccttgcctttagtTGGCCTTTCTAGAGctaatctaaataaaaacagaagagtaACTCACCATCCACCATGTTCCCTTGTTTTAGAAAGACTCTCTCCTCACACCACTGACAGTGAACCAGTTTTCGTAGCTTCTTGGCTGACTCGTCCGCCTGCGCCGGACCTCGGAGGACTCTGACCACCACTAGGACAAAATGCTCCATCGCCACCGACAGAAGCACCTCGATGCCTTTGTTGCAGCGAGCGGCCGCTCTGCACCAAAGAGCAGGATTAAACACCTCATCCTCAAATCAGAGCGGGTTAAAATGAGATGAATTAGACCCCTACCTCGCCACCGTGGCTATGACCATGCGTGCAGCAAGCTCTTTGTGGTATTCCGTGCGTACGATGTGGCAGCCATAGTGACGCAGGGTGACGTTTGGAGACTTGGCGTAAAGAGACCCCGTGTCTGTGGATGTCACAGAGATGATACCCAGGTTCCGGATGTTTCTGAAGGCGGCGTCCAGGTAGTGTACAGCCGTCCCGAACGGATCCAAGTGTCTGAAACATTCAAGACATGAAGGCCATTAAATCACAAACTTTTAAGTTTTGGGTAAAAATTCTAATCCTAAACTCAGTCATTTTGGATTCATTTATGGAAAATTAAACTGTGTAAAAACTGAGTGTATAGGGTtggttcaggcaggccatggtgTGAAACACTGCTATGTAATGCAGATCAGCTTATCTCACACAAACCCttatcagctgatggccagctgattcgcTCTAAACATATCATTGGCTAATTGCTCTCATGCTGTCACATtcaaactgctctagcctgcctagtctctgcctctccctctgcaagccctcctcctccccagctcctcctttattcagTTTCTGGCTTTATTAGTGCCATTCTGCTGCCATTGATGTCTGTTCTGGGTTTTTTCTTGTTGCTTCTCTCCtggcctcaggctttccttgtaggcacaggaaaggtgGGAACATTTGCTGTTCCCGCTTAATGCTTTCTATGTAGGCTTGTGGAATTGCAGGGAGCTCCCAGAGCAGCCACACTGATAAAGATAAATAACGGCAATAAAACCAAGACAAGTAAGCTTCTGTCATCCATGCAAGACCTAAACCTCTCCAGAGCAGTACCTTTAATTCCCACCCAAAGCTCAAGGCGACAAATAAAAGCCTTGGGATCCTCAGTGTCAAAAGCAGCTGACGGATTTAGAAGAGCAGTATCCCCAGAATCAGTaataaaatgttgttaaaaatctttaaaagccCTGTTTCAGTGCTGTGTAGTGCTTTAAAACAAGATTGGAACACCAGGGTTAAAGGGGGGCATCATCTTTCAAAggaagaggacagaatgttggtgaagctggggatgttgggggcttttCCCCTCAATAATGGCCAAATAGTAGGCTGGGAGGAGGTAAACCCTCGCTCCTCACCacttccacccacttttccaaaagttgcccaCAAAGGAGTCAACATGGGTGTGAGATTGTCAGTATGTGTGCTGTAATAACGGTAGAGATGAAGTGTGCTGGATCTTTAAAGACTGATATGATTTCTGCATAATTACAGGCCTTGCTGGTATGGCTACATGTCTGTCCTAAGCTCTTCAAGCCCTCCAGGCCTCCACACAGTCATGTGACTGAGAGCTTATAATTAGAATAATCCAACCAATCAGATTAAAACTCCTCCTACTTACATGTAGTCAAACGACCGCAGGTGCATGATGACGTTGGCGTCCATCTTGGCGACTTCCACCGTAGCGATGGGTTGCTCTCTGACATCCCCTCGCGAGCCACCGTCCACCCGGATGTTGTTGAGCTCGCAATTCTCTTTGATCATTTTGACGCATGTGTCGCTGATGTCGGTGATGGTGACTCTAACGGCGTTACGGAGGTGCTTCGCCCACTGGAGGCCCATAATCCCTGAGACACCAAGAAAACCCGTAGATCATCTCCAGAAGGACATTTAAATCTGGTATCAGGACAGCGCAGCCTAATGTTTTCACACTTTACTAGACAGACTGTAAGGGCTGTGATATAACCTATATTCTTAGAGAATGGGAAAGTCCGCCTCgaaaacattctatcctgaTTTACATGCAGCACAGTTAGGAGATGTCCAGGTCACTTTAGTTTATCGTTCTCACCTGTGGCTCCAAAAGCATCCAGACACTCCAGCGGGTTCCTCTCCTCGGCTAAAACAGCGAGCGAACAGAACACCAGCTGCCTGAAACACCAGCAAACTGATCTTCAGTGTTTTTACCCATAAAAATGTGCACATGTCTCTTCTGAAGCGCTTCTCTCACCGGTTGGTCTTCATCTTGCGGTTGAAGAAGGTGTCGCTCTTCAGTGGGGTGGTGTGGTTTGGGAGCAGCTGCACATTGGTTCCAAGTTCTTTCATGATTTCAAACGCCTGACCAGACGGTGCTGCAAAACCATTAAACATATCAAAGCCTGATCTCCACGCAGGCTGATACTGCTGCAAACACTttccttaaaacagaatgaccttttgTTGTTAGACTTCTTAGCAAAGccaagatgtgcaaaaacatcaggatccCAAaatataaagaagaagaaactgagacaacttaaGTGAAGAATAATTTATATCTGGGAAATCggacaaagaaaacagtaaaaaatggaaaaaattggtcTGAAGAGGCAAGCCCTTGTGCAAACCCCACGTCCCAAATTGGTCAAGAAATGGttattaaggacaaaaaaactACAGTTAAACATGACAGAAGAAGTGGAACAATGACATGGCAAAAAAGACAACAGGTAGCAAGAAGGAGGTAAGTTGGTTCAGAGATGGtctaaagtggcaataaagtggcaaacgggttgaaaagtggcaaaactgggttaaactTGGCGTGGCCTCTAAAGATACCATGCTTTAAGGCcgatgaaacattccatccttgcctcaaaagatatcaatattttaaagctttaaaccattccatccttgcctctaaagatatcattctttaaagctttaaaccattccatccttgccactAAAGATATCATCCggttaagtttataaaacattccatccttgccacgTAAGATATCAACcttcaaagcttataaaacattccatccgtGCTGCTAAAGAtatcattctttaaagtttataaaacattccatccttgcctctaaagatattatcctttaaagcttataaaccattccatccttgtcaCTAAAGATATCATCCggttaagtttataaaacattccatccttgccacgTAAGATATCAACcttcaaagcttataaaacattccatccgtGCTGCTAAAGAtatcattctttaaagtttataaaacattccatccttgcctctaaagatatTGTCCTTTaaagcgtataaaacattccatccttgccactAAAGATATCGtcctttaaagcttagaaaccattccatccttgccactAAAGATATCATCTggttaagtttataaaacattccatccttgccacgTAAGATATCAACcttcaaagcttataaaacattccatccgtGCTGCTAAAGAtatcattctttaaagtttataaaacattccatccttgcctctaaagatatTGTCCTTTaaagcgtataaaacattccatccttgccactAAAGATATCGTCcttcaaagcttataaaacattccatccgtGCCACTAAGGATATcgtcctttaaagcttataaaaaaaTTCCATCTTTGTCGGCAAAGATATTGtcctttaaatcttaaaaaaacattccatccttgcctttaaaataTACTTTCATACCCATCAGCACGCCACTGATGCAACAGTTGGAGCCAATTGGGGTTAAgggtcttgcccaaggacacattgaaatgtgactgcaggagctggggctcgaacccacaaccttctgagACAACAAATTCTACcaactgagccacagttgcccCAGTGGGGGGACCATTTGAAAATGGTCATTATGGGGACTGGTGAGAAAATAAAGACCATCGCTGGCAACTCTGAGGGAGCTCTGTCATCTCCAGTAGGGGCGGGCTGCTCCTGACCTGGTGTGCTCTTTACAGTGAGGGTTTTGGTTATCATGTAGATAGGGATGTATTTAAATAGGGTTCTTTTTGAAACTCTTTTTCAAATAAACCTGCCTTTGTGTGGGCTAAGACGCTGTTTTTTGTCTGCACAGAATCAGCACAATCCTTTAGTAAACCGGGCCCTGAGTATAAAACTGAGGTGAGTATTTACCCGGCTCCTCgatggctacatctgagctccCAGAGTAGCTGGCTTCAGTCTCTCCTTTGTTGACGTGCCGTTTCAGGTGGCTGACCATGTCAGTTTTGCGGGCGATGGTGACTGAACACACCACGCAGTGATAGTGAGCCACGAGTCTCCCTGAGGCCTAGAGGAGTTCAGAACACCAAAGTTATGGGGTTACAGGTATCTCAGTTTAATCTAACAGCAGGAACTCTGGTGTTGCACAAATTCACACAATAAAGAGAGAAGAgctgtcatgataccagatttTAGGAGTTTTAATAAGTTTTATCTCCAGTTTTGAGTGTTTCATGTCTCACCTGATCTCCGCTGAGGCTGGGCTTCAGGTTCCTACAGGGCAGGTGGCAGATACACATCCTCTGACCTGAAGAGGACAGAGAACATGATGGTTCATAGGGCCAGACggttattttgtttgttaaGGACATCATCCCATGCTGCCAATTTCATTAATAATtcaaatcaggggtgtcaaactcaatcacagcaggggccgagatctgaatttaggtttaacctgagggcctaacagggtcaagattaaaccaaaaactgtcaactgtgttttcacaggtaatgaattatagAGAAAATTAAACGGTGATGATAaagaattttaagatttcttaaaaaaaaaaaaaaaaaacatcaaatgtattaaatatcacagcatcaatgttactatgtgtccatgtcaaatgaataaaaaataaataaatgacttaaaggataaaaaaatctgagataaaaagtcaattttataagtcctaaaggtcaaaatacaaaaataaaagtcaaaataaggttttaaaaggtCAATACTAGTATATAAAATAGAGagctgaaatcatgagtttaacggtcaagatatgagataaaatacaaaatcaagagttttaaaggtcaaaatagaagagaaaattcaaaattgtgactctaggaggtcaaaatatgagaaaaaaaatctagataaggtattaaaaaagtgaaaaaatgggattaaaagtcaaagttaggagttttaaaggtcacaatatgatttAAACGAGAAATAGTGAACCTAAAAGGCCagaatatgagagaaaaagtcataattatgtatttaaaaggtcaaaatatgaaacaaaatgtcaaattcctaagtttaagtcataatctagggatgcaaaatgaaaacacaaattaatttatttcccttattcctgactttttattcaACTATTTCtactctactttttcagatttttatgacttaaagatgttttttttaaatcacctcacctttgggatgaactgagAGTCACCTTACCCCCGCCATCAGGAAGTCCTTACCTTCAAACTCTGCGTAGACTTTCCAGTGGAGGTTCTGCAGGTGTCGGCGGAGCTTGTGGCTGTAGCACGCTTTAAACTTCTCCTCAGGACACAATGGACATGACTTACGCCCCGCTAATGAGAAAACAACATTAATAGATCGAAAGATACTTTATTATCAATCCTGAGCAAAATCcaagaaatattaatgaaataataaaatacacatTCATATTGAAACCAGCTCTTATTTCGACTACAATGACAGGATGCTGTGCTGTAGTTAAAGTTACAGACAAACATAAAAGTTCCCCAAATCTACTGTTAAAAGTCTTTGCCTCaagccaggggtgtccaaactatggcccaggggccaaatgtggcctgcgGTCCATgtctgattggcccacagcaaattctagagataaaatgaaatatggcctcatttgaacatgaagcttgtgcttgactgtactgTAATTCATAGTTTCAGCGGTGCTACCATGATCTAATGCAGTGCTTCCCAACCTAGGTTCTGGGCACCCCTGGGGGGGCGCAAAAGATATCAGGGGGGGTGCGGGACCCTGActgctttaatgtcaaaattagatgtagatatattttttaaaaatcatggtaAGAAACAAAATGTACAACAGTGTATTAAGGCCAccctaaagataaaaaaaatcaagaggaTTCAttcaattttgggaaaaaaagcgAAAATTTTGgggtaaaaaaatatttagattatAAAGTCTGTGTTTATAAGAAAACaacctcagaatttcagagtttaaaagtaataaatttacatgaaatatCAGAGTTTATTAAGGATTATGTTTTGGcataaaattgtcaaaaatttcAGGTTTTCAAAACTagaaattcacattttaaagtaaataatttacaagaaaccaaactgagaGAGCAGttttatatttgactttttaatctcaaaaataTGAAGCTTTGGTCGACGTacattaatgactttttaaagtttaaatttcaagtaaatttcttgtaaatgatgatgaatgaacttttaaacaaacaaattttTAGGTTTTTCCTGAAAATCGACATATTTTTTTCTAGGGTGTCCCTATTACATTGTTGTAATAAcgaattaatcaatcaatctaactttatttataaagcgcgtTTCATACATAACATGTAACTCTTTacatagacaaaataaaaacattccctcaaaccACCCCCACCTTTTGCTTAACATAGATAATTACAGTCAttccctcacacccacacacccgcaaccaccctatcccactaTCAACCACCCCACAGACAACAGTTACATGtgcacccactcacacacactgtttcacaaacttacacacacacacacacacccccacacacacacacacacacactaaaagaGTGGACATTAGGCTGAGTACAAGAGGCTGAGTACAGATGAACCAGTTGAGAAAGCGCCATCAGAGGAGCCGTCTGCACCAGGAGCAGAGAGTCACCCACAGCTACAGGACACCGACGCAGGACCCAGAGGAGGGATGAGGCAGACACCAAACCTCCACCAGGAACCCACGAGACAGACCCCTGCAGCCACAGCCGACCACCGCTCCTGGTGAAGAGGGCTCCCCCAGAGGACACACTGGAGatcctaaaaatgataaaaggataaaaataagtaaaacctaaatacaaataaaagctaagaactaaaatataaaatagcataactaaaaaattaaggtaggaaaagaataaaattcataaataaatacagattgaaggcctaaaataaataaatatcataaataaaatagataaatattaatcaaaagctaagctaaaaaggTGTGTCTTGAGCCTGCTCTTAAAAACATGGACGTTCTCTGTGGCCCTGAGGTCCTCTGGCAGGCTGGTCCATAGATGAGGGCCGTAGTTCTGGAAAGACGCCTCGCCGTGAGTGTGTGTCCTGACTTTGGGAATGACTAAGAATAGTCCATGCATACATCCTTTTTCAAGAACAAGTGTCTGTGCAGCTCTAcgaagctgctcttgcaaccctcctccaccccagctcctcctttattctgcttatGACTTAGTCACTGTA
This window harbors:
- the trmt1l gene encoding TRMT1-like protein, with product MEELKEADAAQLHQEDVDIKCEADGAGEDTTSAGDQTAVETVKNDAVSDSDSKPSTTTTERHISIQSKLEGLETLVDLNGAGRKSCPLCPEEKFKACYSHKLRRHLQNLHWKVYAEFEGQRMCICHLPCRNLKPSLSGDQASGRLVAHYHCVVCSVTIARKTDMVSHLKRHVNKGETEASYSGSSDVAIEEPAPSGQAFEIMKELGTNVQLLPNHTTPLKSDTFFNRKMKTNRQLVFCSLAVLAEERNPLECLDAFGATGIMGLQWAKHLRNAVRVTITDISDTCVKMIKENCELNNIRVDGGSRGDVREQPIATVEVAKMDANVIMHLRSFDYIHLDPFGTAVHYLDAAFRNIRNLGIISVTSTDTGSLYAKSPNVTLRHYGCHIVRTEYHKELAARMVIATVARAAARCNKGIEVLLSVAMEHFVLVVVRVLRGPAQADESAKKLRKLVHCQWCEERVFLKQGNMVDDTLPCNCHGSLPGKTAVHLGPLWCGSLFNTGFLRRMLSAAVQHSMDDIQPLVKTLICESECATLKSLVHGSSALTNQVECGVVIKTPQSGDELAVADLSGKRKTGEESGNVVKKLKSEASLEHPPFYYSLQRHSIRGMNMLKLNKFLQYLTEAGFRVGRTHFDPTGVRTDATLEQFKSVLTKYSVPTYTTATATQTSTSTETTA